A stretch of the Clostridiales bacterium genome encodes the following:
- a CDS encoding site-2 protease family protein: MYIIVAILLLAILIVVHEFGHFMAARLMKIDVTEFSVGFGPKLLKWKSKKYETDFSVRAVPLGGFCAFYGEDDTKGESKDDPRAFAKQNVWKRMFVILMGPLMNFVLAFCVAAVFFWCAGNVVPTGEVDPFISQVMASGPAQRAGMKDGDVITAINGREMLDGTAETLLNTISGWKEGDEPLQANVKRGEETLELSLTPEWNEEAGKYQIGVYIGQYIRAEIQPVGFTEGFRLAWDTCAYYSGALVDALKRLVTTGEGLDQTAGPIGIITMVADRVQQDGFRAFVDLLVFLSINLGIMNLLPIPGLDGSRLVFGIVEVIRGKAVPPEKEAIVHVAGMVLLFGFMIFITFRDVTRLFQ, from the coding sequence GTGTATATTATAGTGGCGATCCTGTTGCTGGCGATCCTGATCGTGGTGCACGAGTTCGGGCATTTTATGGCAGCGCGCCTGATGAAGATTGATGTGACGGAATTTTCCGTGGGCTTCGGCCCGAAGCTGCTGAAGTGGAAAAGCAAAAAGTACGAGACGGATTTCTCGGTCCGCGCGGTTCCGCTGGGCGGATTCTGCGCCTTCTACGGCGAGGATGATACCAAAGGCGAGTCGAAGGACGACCCGCGGGCGTTCGCGAAGCAGAACGTCTGGAAGCGGATGTTCGTGATCCTGATGGGCCCGCTGATGAACTTCGTGCTGGCGTTCTGCGTCGCGGCCGTGTTCTTCTGGTGCGCCGGGAATGTGGTGCCGACCGGAGAGGTGGATCCCTTTATCTCCCAGGTGATGGCGTCCGGTCCGGCACAGCGCGCGGGAATGAAGGACGGGGATGTGATCACCGCGATCAACGGCAGGGAAATGCTGGACGGCACCGCCGAGACCCTCCTGAATACGATTTCAGGCTGGAAGGAGGGGGACGAACCCCTGCAGGCCAACGTGAAGCGGGGAGAGGAAACCCTGGAACTCAGCCTGACCCCGGAGTGGAATGAGGAAGCCGGGAAGTATCAGATCGGCGTCTATATCGGGCAGTATATCCGGGCGGAAATCCAGCCGGTCGGTTTTACGGAGGGCTTCCGCCTTGCGTGGGATACATGCGCGTATTATTCGGGAGCGCTGGTGGACGCGCTGAAAAGGCTGGTCACCACCGGGGAAGGGCTGGACCAGACGGCCGGCCCGATCGGTATTATTACCATGGTGGCGGACCGGGTACAGCAGGACGGTTTCCGGGCGTTTGTGGACCTGCTGGTTTTCCTTTCCATCAACCTGGGGATTATGAACCTGCTGCCGATTCCCGGACTGGACGGAAGCCGCCTGGTATTCGGAATCGTGGAGGTGATCCGCGGAAAGGCGGTACCGCCGGAGAAGGAAGCCATCGTCCATGTGGCGGGGATGGTGCTGCTGTTCGGGTTTATGATTTTTATCACCTTCCGGGATGTAACCAGGCTGTTTCAGTGA
- the ispG gene encoding flavodoxin-dependent (E)-4-hydroxy-3-methylbut-2-enyl-diphosphate synthase, producing MTREVQIGKLKLGGGNPVLVQSMTNTDTRDTEATLAQIRALHDAGCDLVRVSVYDEACAEAVKTLTDRSPVPLVADIHFDYQLAIRSAENGIAKLRINPGNIGREDRVRMVADCAKAHHIPIRIGVNSGSVEKELLAKYGGPTAECLVESALGHARILEKVGFEDIVLSMKSSDVKLTIAAYRLAHERCGYPLHVGVTEAGLPGQGTVKSAIGIGALLADGIGDTIRVSLSGDPVPEVKAAWDILRALDLRVRGVQLIACPTCGRTCIPVAEIGKRVEEELADVTVPLKVAVMGCVVNGLGEGREADVGIAGGKSGGVLFVKGEEPRKVEGDLAEQLIAEVRRRIGRTAD from the coding sequence ATGACCAGGGAAGTACAGATCGGAAAGCTGAAGCTGGGCGGCGGGAACCCGGTACTGGTGCAGAGCATGACCAATACCGATACCCGGGATACGGAAGCCACCCTGGCGCAGATCCGCGCGCTGCATGACGCGGGCTGCGACCTGGTGCGGGTCAGCGTGTATGACGAGGCCTGCGCGGAAGCGGTGAAAACCCTGACGGACCGGAGCCCGGTGCCGCTGGTGGCGGATATCCACTTTGACTATCAGCTGGCGATCCGCTCCGCGGAGAACGGAATTGCGAAGCTGCGGATCAACCCGGGAAATATCGGCCGGGAAGACCGCGTACGGATGGTGGCGGACTGCGCGAAGGCGCACCACATCCCGATCCGGATCGGCGTGAACAGCGGATCCGTGGAAAAGGAACTGCTGGCGAAGTACGGCGGACCGACGGCGGAGTGCCTGGTGGAAAGCGCGCTCGGGCATGCCCGGATCCTGGAAAAGGTCGGGTTTGAGGATATCGTGCTGAGCATGAAATCCAGCGACGTAAAGCTGACCATCGCCGCATACCGCCTCGCGCATGAGCGCTGCGGGTATCCGCTGCACGTCGGTGTGACGGAAGCCGGCCTGCCGGGACAGGGAACCGTGAAGAGCGCCATCGGCATCGGGGCGCTGCTGGCGGACGGCATCGGGGATACGATCCGCGTCAGCCTGAGCGGGGACCCGGTACCGGAAGTAAAAGCCGCATGGGATATCCTGCGGGCGCTGGACCTGCGCGTGCGCGGCGTCCAGCTGATTGCGTGCCCCACGTGCGGGCGGACCTGTATCCCTGTTGCGGAAATCGGGAAACGCGTGGAAGAAGAGCTTGCGGACGTGACCGTTCCGCTGAAGGTGGCGGTCATGGGATGCGTGGTGAACGGCCTGGGCGAGGGCCGGGAAGCGGACGTCGGGATTGCCGGCGGAAAGAGCGGCGGCGTGCTGTTCGTCAAGGGGGAAGAGCCCCGGAAGGTGGAAGGCGACCTGGCGGAACAGCTGATTGCCGAGGTGCGGAGAAGGATCGGCCGGACGGCGGACTGA
- a CDS encoding Ppx/GppA family phosphatase, with translation MRSAVVGIGSNSVRALVVETTGDTFVRCWRGREGTRLFAGLDGAGNLSPESITRTAEAAGRLAAEARRLGAEEVDVFATSAARDAANGAVFIGEIARQTGVEPVIISGEEEARLSFLGASEAAGPGRCGVIDIGGGSTEIVTGTGEDIDCAFSCQMGAVRLYRSIQLESRSDMAIAEKAATEILCEKMAETEGFRCPDVWVGTGGTFTTLAAMVKKVPWTDRTSMHGVRIARKEIREIGGELAEMTLEERKKLPGLQPGRADIVVHGICILLAVMNHLGIPEIIISERGNMDGYLRRKLQGRKENG, from the coding sequence ATGAGGTCTGCCGTTGTCGGTATCGGCTCCAATTCCGTCCGGGCGCTGGTGGTGGAAACCACCGGAGACACGTTTGTGCGCTGCTGGCGGGGCCGGGAAGGGACACGGCTTTTTGCGGGGCTGGACGGGGCCGGAAACCTGAGCCCGGAGAGCATCACGAGGACGGCGGAGGCCGCCGGCCGCCTGGCGGCGGAAGCCCGGAGGCTGGGCGCGGAAGAGGTGGACGTGTTTGCCACCAGCGCGGCGCGGGACGCCGCAAACGGCGCGGTTTTCATCGGGGAGATCGCCCGGCAGACCGGTGTGGAACCGGTGATCATCTCCGGCGAGGAGGAAGCCCGCCTGAGCTTCCTCGGCGCTTCGGAAGCCGCCGGTCCGGGACGCTGCGGCGTGATTGATATCGGCGGCGGCAGCACGGAAATCGTGACCGGTACCGGGGAAGACATCGACTGCGCGTTCTCCTGCCAGATGGGCGCAGTACGGCTGTACCGGTCGATCCAGCTGGAAAGCCGGAGCGATATGGCGATTGCCGAGAAGGCCGCCACGGAAATCCTGTGCGAAAAGATGGCGGAGACCGAGGGTTTCCGCTGCCCGGACGTCTGGGTCGGCACCGGCGGCACATTTACCACGCTGGCGGCCATGGTCAAAAAGGTTCCATGGACCGACCGCACCAGTATGCATGGCGTGCGGATTGCCCGGAAGGAAATCCGGGAGATCGGCGGGGAACTGGCGGAAATGACGCTGGAGGAACGGAAAAAACTGCCCGGGCTGCAGCCGGGGCGCGCGGATATCGTCGTGCACGGGATCTGCATCCTGCTGGCGGTGATGAACCATCTGGGGATTCCGGAGATCATCATCAGCGAGCGGGGCAATATGGACGGTTACCTGCGCCGGAAGCTGCAGGGAAGAAAGGAAAACGGATAA
- a CDS encoding ATP-binding cassette domain-containing protein, whose product MLELKELSFQVEAEGQGKEIIRNVSLTIPERKLIVITGPNGGGKSTLAKLIAGIEKPTGGRIFFGGEDITEKNVTERARMGISFAFQQPVRFKGIRVLDLIRIAAGKQLSIADACEYLSAVGLCARDYVDREVNASLSGGELKRIEIATVLARHAKLSVFDEPEAGIDLWSFRNLIDVFQRMRETIADSSILIISHQERILNIADEIIVIRDGVVDRKGSREEIYPGLAAGAAAVSECEGQIRAACPGGNAQ is encoded by the coding sequence ATGCTGGAACTGAAAGAGCTGTCCTTCCAGGTGGAAGCAGAAGGACAAGGCAAGGAGATTATCCGGAACGTCAGCCTGACGATTCCGGAGCGGAAACTGATTGTGATTACCGGTCCGAACGGCGGCGGAAAATCCACGCTGGCAAAGCTGATTGCCGGCATTGAGAAGCCGACCGGCGGACGGATTTTTTTCGGCGGAGAGGATATCACGGAGAAGAACGTGACGGAGCGGGCCCGGATGGGCATCAGCTTCGCGTTCCAGCAGCCGGTGCGGTTCAAGGGAATCCGGGTGCTGGACCTGATCCGGATCGCGGCCGGAAAACAGCTCTCCATCGCGGACGCGTGCGAATACCTGTCCGCGGTCGGGCTGTGCGCCCGGGACTATGTGGACCGGGAAGTGAACGCCAGCCTTTCCGGCGGCGAACTGAAGCGCATTGAGATCGCGACGGTGCTCGCGCGGCACGCGAAGCTGTCCGTGTTCGATGAGCCGGAGGCCGGAATCGACCTGTGGAGCTTCCGGAACCTGATCGACGTGTTCCAGCGCATGCGGGAGACCATTGCGGACAGTTCCATCCTGATCATTTCCCACCAGGAGCGGATCCTGAACATCGCGGACGAGATCATCGTGATCCGGGACGGCGTGGTGGACCGGAAGGGAAGCCGGGAGGAGATCTATCCCGGCCTGGCAGCCGGCGCGGCGGCGGTTTCCGAGTGTGAAGGGCAGATCCGCGCGGCATGCCCGGGAGGAAACGCGCAATGA
- a CDS encoding SufD family Fe-S cluster assembly protein: MMKLDEIQKRLLLEVADLHEIPEGAYNIRSNSQSAGRQSTANIEITSKQEVSGLEIRIKPGTKRESVHIPVVMTQSGLKEVVYNDFFVGADADVVIVAGCGIDNCGNQDSQHDGIHRFYLEKGAKVRYVEKHYGSGDGAGKRILNPGTEVYMAEDSYMEMEMVQIKGVDDTVRTTTAELAAGAKLVVRERLMTHGEQNAVSTYVVTLNGENASADVVSRSVARDHSYQKFDAKIIGNAACNGHTECDSIIMDQGRILAVPGLEANHVDASLFHEAAIGKIAGEQLIKLMTLGLTEAEAEEQIINGFLR, translated from the coding sequence ATGATGAAACTGGATGAAATACAGAAACGCCTGCTCCTGGAGGTCGCCGACCTCCACGAAATCCCGGAAGGCGCCTACAATATCCGCTCCAACAGTCAGTCCGCCGGACGGCAGTCCACCGCGAACATTGAGATCACCTCCAAGCAGGAGGTCAGCGGCCTGGAGATCCGGATCAAGCCCGGGACAAAGCGCGAGAGCGTCCATATCCCGGTGGTGATGACGCAGAGCGGCCTGAAAGAGGTTGTGTATAACGACTTCTTTGTGGGCGCGGACGCGGACGTGGTGATTGTCGCCGGCTGCGGCATCGACAACTGCGGAAACCAGGATTCCCAGCACGACGGTATCCACCGCTTCTACCTGGAAAAGGGCGCGAAGGTCCGGTATGTGGAAAAGCATTACGGATCCGGCGACGGAGCCGGCAAGCGGATCCTGAATCCGGGGACCGAGGTCTATATGGCGGAAGACAGCTATATGGAGATGGAAATGGTCCAGATCAAGGGCGTGGACGATACCGTGCGGACCACGACCGCGGAGCTGGCCGCCGGCGCGAAGCTGGTGGTCCGGGAACGCCTGATGACCCACGGGGAGCAGAACGCCGTGAGCACCTATGTGGTGACGCTGAACGGGGAAAACGCCAGCGCGGACGTCGTCAGCCGCTCGGTGGCCCGGGATCATTCCTACCAGAAGTTTGACGCGAAGATTATCGGCAACGCGGCCTGCAACGGCCATACCGAATGCGACTCCATCATCATGGACCAGGGACGGATCCTGGCGGTTCCGGGCCTGGAAGCCAACCATGTGGACGCTTCCCTGTTCCACGAAGCGGCCATCGGAAAGATTGCCGGGGAACAGCTGATCAAGCTGATGACACTGGGACTGACCGAAGCCGAGGCGGAGGAGCAGATCATCAACGGATTCCTGCGGTAA
- a CDS encoding PolC-type DNA polymerase III, which yields MSYEDLMARIAREIPELAGKLSAPRVTYVRSLRKTYITFESTVLAGEKQFLQMEKLLKELFPGRPLAVRIISPGLRARFLEDPMEYRQVLDDFLRRNYPAARGWVGQIDWQIEKNQLREDETIGEAEEAILTLIFPDEFSLQVMSEKNAGPRLAQAIQEIFDARVRVEMTVAGDREERLRKIREEREQQAVITVTREEMEQRYGTGDAGGAEPSAAAKGERKSAPRKPRTGKEEEHSEAQTVGKPIIGRSVAEKPVEIKSLTSESGITVIEGEVFKLETKELKGGERVLVSFAVTDFTSSVLCKIFLRYRNRFVRKDEAEEIPITDEERQAVQDKIDRIKVGMHVRLRGDCQYDSYARELSMTVRDMVETEKEERQDNAPEKRVELHMHTNMSTMDALTKAEDLIARAVKWGHPAVAITDHGVLQSFPAAFRAAKGKIRLIPGCEGYLIDEKAVVDNPAGDPYDGPIVVLDFESTGLNTGKARIIEIGAVKLVDGVVSDSFEMLVDPREALPPKITEITGITDMQLEGQPTAEEALPQLMEFIGGLPLAAHNANFDISLLRAELRRIGLEWNGPVLDTLSYARKLYPQLKSFRLGALCKHLGVSLKNAHRAVHDAAATAGCLKRMFEDTREQYPDTVTDRDLNEALRGGAIGESWHIILLAKNRTGLVNLNRLVSISHLEYFKRTPHMPRELIQKYREGLILGSACEAGELFRAVLAGESHERLREIASFYDYLEIQPIGNNAFLLREGQVSSEEELRNLNRVIVQLGEELGLPVAATGDVHFLDPKDSIGRAIIQAGLKYSDADLQPPLYFKTTEEMLEEFAYLGEEKAREVVIDNPRKIAEMVEEIKLFPKHPKGEDTFQPYWDFAEDMIQEMTWDTAEELYGSPLPEIVEARLKKELKSIVGYGYCTLYAIAQKLVSRSLEDGYLVGSRGSVGSSLVARMCGITEVNALPPHYRCVHCRKGFFDVDKSMYHVGVDLPDRDCPDCGAPLTKDGFDIPFEVFLGFEGDKVPDIDLNFSGEYQNRAHHYVEELFGHDHVFRAGTISGLADKTAYGYVLKYLEERNIQAGNAEKERLALTCTGVKRTTGQHPGGMVVVPLEYEIYDFTAVQHPADDLESDFTTTHFDFNSMHDILVKLDCLGHDDPTMMHELEMLTGVNFRDVPLDDPGVRSLFTSPEALGVTTDDILCNTGTYGVPEFGTGFVRGMLEETRPHTMEELLRISGLSHGTDVWLGNAQEIIANGTATLSECVCCRDDIMNYLMDKGVKPKLAFTTMESVRKGRGLKPEMEEAMNAVNVPEWFMDSCKKIKYMFPKGHAVAYVTMSLRVAWFKLHHPLAYYCAYFTVRGDGFDASTMILSPDAARQRISEIRNMDKPTARDKDIMTCLELVLEMNMRGIRFLPVDLYRSDVRKFLIEDGNIRCPFISLPGLGESAAVPIVEARKDRPFISIEDLQTRGRVGSSIIDLLRLHGALDGLSETNQISMF from the coding sequence ATGAGCTACGAGGATTTGATGGCGCGCATCGCGCGGGAGATACCGGAGCTGGCGGGAAAGCTTTCCGCCCCCCGGGTCACGTATGTCAGGTCTTTGCGAAAAACATATATCACGTTTGAAAGCACCGTGCTGGCCGGGGAGAAGCAGTTCCTGCAGATGGAAAAGCTGCTGAAGGAGCTGTTCCCGGGCCGGCCGCTTGCGGTGCGCATTATTTCCCCCGGCCTGCGCGCCCGCTTCCTGGAGGATCCCATGGAATACCGCCAGGTGCTGGATGATTTCCTGCGGCGGAATTACCCGGCGGCCCGCGGATGGGTCGGGCAGATCGACTGGCAGATTGAGAAGAACCAGCTGCGGGAGGACGAAACAATCGGGGAAGCGGAGGAAGCGATCCTGACGCTGATTTTCCCGGATGAGTTCAGCCTGCAGGTGATGAGCGAAAAGAACGCGGGGCCGCGGCTGGCCCAGGCCATCCAGGAGATCTTTGACGCCCGGGTGCGGGTGGAAATGACCGTGGCCGGGGACCGCGAGGAGCGCCTGCGCAAAATCCGCGAGGAGCGGGAGCAGCAGGCGGTGATCACCGTGACGCGGGAGGAAATGGAACAGCGTTACGGGACCGGGGACGCCGGCGGGGCGGAACCGTCCGCCGCGGCAAAGGGCGAGCGGAAGAGCGCGCCCCGGAAGCCGCGTACGGGAAAGGAAGAGGAACACTCCGAGGCGCAGACGGTCGGAAAGCCAATTATCGGCCGCAGCGTCGCGGAAAAGCCTGTGGAGATCAAGAGCCTGACCAGCGAAAGCGGAATCACCGTGATCGAGGGCGAGGTTTTCAAGCTGGAAACGAAGGAGCTGAAGGGCGGCGAGCGCGTCCTGGTTTCCTTCGCGGTGACGGACTTTACCAGCTCCGTCCTGTGCAAGATTTTCCTGCGCTACCGGAACCGCTTTGTCCGGAAGGATGAGGCGGAGGAAATCCCGATTACGGATGAGGAACGCCAGGCCGTCCAGGACAAAATCGACCGGATCAAGGTCGGCATGCACGTCCGCCTGCGCGGCGACTGCCAGTATGACAGCTATGCCCGCGAGCTTTCCATGACCGTGCGGGACATGGTGGAAACGGAAAAGGAGGAGCGCCAGGACAACGCGCCGGAAAAGCGCGTGGAGCTCCATATGCATACGAACATGTCCACGATGGACGCGCTGACGAAGGCGGAGGACCTGATTGCCCGGGCGGTGAAATGGGGCCATCCGGCGGTGGCCATCACCGACCACGGCGTGCTGCAGTCCTTCCCGGCGGCCTTCCGGGCCGCCAAGGGGAAAATCCGCCTGATTCCCGGCTGTGAAGGCTACCTGATCGATGAAAAGGCCGTGGTGGACAATCCGGCGGGAGACCCCTATGACGGGCCGATCGTCGTGCTGGACTTCGAGAGCACGGGCCTGAATACCGGCAAGGCGCGGATTATTGAAATTGGCGCGGTGAAGCTGGTGGACGGCGTGGTTTCGGATTCCTTTGAAATGCTGGTGGATCCGCGGGAGGCGCTGCCGCCGAAAATCACGGAGATTACCGGGATCACCGATATGCAGCTGGAAGGCCAGCCCACCGCGGAGGAAGCGCTGCCGCAGCTGATGGAGTTCATCGGCGGGCTGCCGCTGGCGGCGCACAACGCGAACTTCGATATCAGCCTGCTGCGGGCGGAGCTGCGGCGTATCGGCCTGGAGTGGAACGGTCCGGTGCTGGATACGCTGAGCTACGCGCGGAAGCTGTATCCGCAGCTGAAATCATTCCGGCTGGGCGCGCTGTGCAAACACCTGGGTGTCAGCCTGAAAAACGCGCACCGGGCCGTGCATGACGCGGCCGCGACCGCCGGATGCCTGAAACGGATGTTTGAAGATACCCGGGAACAGTATCCGGACACCGTCACCGACCGGGACCTGAATGAGGCGCTGCGGGGCGGGGCCATCGGCGAAAGCTGGCATATTATCCTGCTGGCGAAAAACCGGACCGGCCTGGTGAACCTGAACCGGCTGGTGTCGATCAGCCACCTGGAATACTTTAAGCGGACCCCGCATATGCCGCGGGAACTGATTCAGAAATACCGGGAAGGCCTGATCCTCGGCAGCGCCTGCGAGGCGGGAGAGCTGTTCCGGGCGGTGCTGGCCGGGGAAAGCCATGAGCGCCTGAGGGAGATCGCGTCCTTCTATGATTACCTGGAGATCCAGCCGATCGGGAACAACGCGTTCCTGCTCCGGGAGGGACAGGTCAGCTCCGAGGAGGAGCTGCGGAACCTGAACCGGGTGATCGTGCAGCTGGGCGAGGAGCTGGGACTGCCGGTGGCGGCAACCGGCGACGTGCATTTCCTGGACCCGAAGGATTCCATCGGCCGGGCGATTATCCAGGCCGGCCTGAAATACAGCGACGCGGACCTGCAGCCGCCCCTCTATTTCAAAACCACCGAGGAAATGCTGGAGGAGTTTGCCTATCTCGGCGAGGAAAAAGCCCGGGAGGTCGTGATCGACAACCCGCGGAAGATCGCGGAGATGGTGGAGGAAATCAAGCTGTTTCCGAAGCATCCCAAGGGGGAGGATACCTTCCAGCCCTACTGGGATTTCGCGGAGGACATGATCCAGGAAATGACCTGGGATACCGCGGAGGAGCTGTACGGCAGCCCGCTGCCGGAGATCGTCGAGGCGCGGCTGAAAAAGGAACTGAAATCCATTGTGGGATACGGCTACTGCACGCTGTACGCGATTGCCCAGAAGCTGGTTTCCCGCTCCCTGGAGGATGGATACCTGGTCGGAAGCCGGGGCAGCGTCGGATCGAGCCTGGTGGCGCGCATGTGCGGGATTACCGAGGTGAACGCGCTGCCGCCGCATTACCGCTGCGTCCACTGCCGGAAGGGCTTTTTCGACGTGGACAAGAGCATGTACCACGTGGGAGTGGACCTGCCGGACCGGGACTGCCCGGACTGCGGCGCCCCGCTGACCAAGGACGGGTTTGATATTCCGTTTGAGGTGTTCCTCGGCTTCGAGGGAGACAAGGTGCCGGATATCGACCTGAATTTCTCCGGCGAGTACCAGAACCGGGCTCACCATTACGTGGAAGAGCTGTTTGGCCATGACCATGTGTTCCGGGCGGGCACCATCAGCGGCCTGGCGGACAAAACGGCCTACGGCTATGTGCTGAAATACCTGGAGGAGCGCAATATCCAGGCGGGAAATGCCGAGAAGGAACGCCTGGCCCTGACGTGCACGGGCGTCAAGCGGACCACCGGCCAGCACCCGGGCGGCATGGTGGTTGTGCCCCTGGAATACGAGATCTACGATTTCACGGCGGTGCAGCATCCGGCGGATGACCTGGAAAGCGACTTCACCACCACGCACTTCGACTTCAACTCCATGCACGATATCCTGGTGAAGCTGGACTGCCTCGGCCATGATGACCCGACCATGATGCACGAGCTGGAAATGCTGACAGGCGTCAATTTCCGGGACGTGCCGCTGGACGATCCGGGCGTGCGCAGCCTGTTTACCTCCCCGGAAGCGCTGGGCGTGACAACGGATGATATCCTGTGCAACACCGGCACCTACGGCGTGCCGGAATTCGGCACAGGCTTCGTGCGGGGCATGCTGGAGGAAACCCGGCCGCATACCATGGAAGAGCTGCTGCGGATATCCGGCCTGAGCCACGGTACGGACGTGTGGCTGGGGAACGCCCAGGAGATCATTGCCAACGGAACCGCGACGCTGAGCGAGTGCGTCTGCTGCCGTGACGACATTATGAATTACCTGATGGACAAGGGGGTCAAGCCGAAACTGGCGTTTACCACCATGGAAAGCGTCCGGAAGGGAAGAGGCCTGAAGCCGGAGATGGAAGAAGCCATGAACGCGGTGAATGTGCCGGAATGGTTCATGGACAGCTGCAAAAAGATCAAGTACATGTTCCCGAAGGGGCACGCGGTGGCGTATGTGACGATGAGCCTGCGCGTGGCCTGGTTCAAGCTGCATCATCCGCTGGCCTATTACTGCGCGTATTTCACCGTGCGCGGGGACGGCTTTGACGCGTCGACCATGATCCTGTCCCCGGACGCCGCGCGGCAGCGGATATCGGAGATCCGGAATATGGACAAGCCGACGGCCCGGGACAAGGATATCATGACCTGCCTGGAGCTGGTGCTGGAGATGAACATGCGCGGGATCCGCTTCCTGCCGGTGGACCTGTACCGGAGCGACGTGCGGAAGTTCCTGATTGAGGACGGCAACATCCGCTGTCCGTTTATCAGCCTGCCGGGCCTGGGAGAGAGCGCGGCCGTTCCGATTGTGGAAGCGCGGAAGGACCGGCCGTTCATCAGCATTGAGGACCTGCAGACCCGCGGACGGGTCGGCTCCTCCATCATCGACCTGCTTCGGCTCCACGGCGCCCTGGACGGTTTGTCTGAAACCAACCAGATCAGCATGTTCTGA
- a CDS encoding DegV family protein, giving the protein MAVDYIFITDSDSDLPYHLKEQYDIPVIYMPYALDGKEYFDDLGQTLDHKSYYDAMRAGANPVTSALNEASYLDYFEPILQEGKDILFVAFSSKLSCTLQSAAAAREKLLQKYPERKITIVDTLRISGPMTLLVLKAHEMYRAGKPMDEIASWLEANKLRAQAFFIVDDLKYLKRGGRISATAATVGSMLDLKPIIVEAADGSLQAGDKIRGRKKAIAHIVDQTVAAQPDPEESPIIVLNADSRDDAERTKALLEQKIPGANVLIENVGPVIGAHAGPGTIAICFIGKEPVKA; this is encoded by the coding sequence GTGGCAGTGGATTACATTTTCATCACCGACAGCGACAGTGACCTGCCCTATCACCTGAAGGAGCAGTATGATATTCCGGTTATCTATATGCCCTATGCGCTCGACGGCAAGGAATACTTCGATGATCTCGGCCAGACGCTGGATCACAAGAGCTATTACGACGCGATGCGTGCCGGTGCGAACCCGGTGACTTCCGCGCTGAATGAAGCGTCTTACCTGGACTACTTCGAGCCCATCCTGCAGGAGGGGAAGGACATCCTGTTCGTCGCCTTCTCCAGCAAGCTCAGCTGCACGCTGCAGTCCGCGGCTGCCGCCCGGGAAAAGCTGCTGCAGAAGTATCCGGAACGGAAGATCACCATCGTGGATACGCTGCGGATCTCCGGTCCCATGACCCTGCTGGTGCTCAAGGCGCATGAAATGTACCGCGCCGGCAAACCCATGGATGAGATCGCTTCCTGGCTGGAGGCCAACAAGCTTCGTGCCCAGGCCTTCTTCATCGTGGACGACCTGAAATACCTCAAGCGCGGCGGCCGCATTTCCGCCACCGCGGCAACGGTCGGTTCCATGCTGGACCTGAAGCCCATCATCGTGGAAGCGGCGGACGGTTCCCTCCAGGCCGGCGACAAGATCCGCGGCCGGAAAAAGGCGATCGCCCATATCGTGGACCAGACTGTGGCAGCGCAGCCCGATCCGGAAGAAAGCCCGATCATCGTGCTGAACGCCGATTCCCGTGATGACGCGGAGCGCACCAAGGCCCTGCTCGAGCAGAAGATCCCCGGTGCCAATGTCCTGATCGAAAACGTCGGCCCCGTGATCGGTGCGCACGCCGGTCCCGGAACCATCGCCATCTGCTTCATCGGCAAAGAGCCTGTGAAAGCCTGA